A part of Myxococcus landrumus genomic DNA contains:
- a CDS encoding sensor histidine kinase: MSRPSSVILSFRRTFALLILLVVLPSAGLSGFGVVAIINERAAVEKRLESAWRGTLETLAQELPRQLASARLEEEGGRLNLVATDGRILSEPHGTFQLEGGRVLTEDPALAETLSAVLPEAGALPESPTVFSLSAAGRSVVVVTQRQGTVVRGVRLSVRALEMLLAERVEPRAVSSEPVRIGLMSIPRETVEGGLVGKLVSEVAQARASALGPQGLAERVLSPPLQDYRLVVLPTGEDPVARASTRNRAVYGVLLGLFYLTLTFGVVYTGRVLYREARLSRMKTDFVSLVSHELRTPLTSIRMFIEMLALGRLKDPAQMQEILTMLTRETERLSVFIERVLDWSRIEGGRKVYQREAMPVSDVVDTAVTAFRTQRMDSTVDLKVDVAEGLPRVDVDKDSVAGALLNLLQNAYKYSGPENRRITLSASQAGRWIDLSVEDNGVGIAPKERKRIFERFYRVDNLMTRTTEGSGLGLAIARRIVEAHGGRISVKSEPGRGSRFTIQLPVRKT, translated from the coding sequence GTGTCGCGTCCCTCCTCCGTCATCCTGAGCTTCCGGCGCACCTTCGCGCTGCTCATCCTCCTGGTGGTGCTGCCCTCCGCGGGCCTGTCCGGCTTCGGCGTGGTGGCCATCATCAACGAGCGCGCGGCGGTGGAGAAGCGGCTGGAGTCGGCCTGGCGAGGGACGCTGGAGACGCTGGCCCAGGAGCTGCCCCGGCAGTTGGCCTCCGCCCGGCTCGAGGAGGAAGGCGGCAGGCTGAACCTGGTCGCCACCGACGGCCGCATCCTCTCCGAGCCCCACGGCACCTTCCAACTGGAGGGCGGACGGGTGCTCACCGAGGATCCCGCGCTGGCGGAGACGTTGAGCGCGGTGCTGCCGGAGGCCGGCGCGCTCCCCGAGTCACCCACGGTCTTCTCGCTGTCCGCGGCGGGGCGCTCCGTGGTGGTGGTGACGCAGCGCCAGGGCACCGTCGTGCGCGGCGTCCGACTGTCCGTCCGCGCCCTGGAGATGCTGCTGGCGGAGCGCGTGGAGCCTCGCGCGGTGTCCAGCGAGCCGGTGCGCATTGGCCTCATGTCCATCCCACGCGAGACCGTTGAAGGCGGATTGGTGGGCAAGCTGGTGTCGGAGGTGGCACAGGCCCGCGCCAGCGCCTTGGGACCGCAGGGGCTGGCCGAGCGCGTGTTGTCCCCTCCGCTCCAGGACTACCGGCTGGTGGTGCTGCCCACCGGTGAGGACCCCGTGGCGCGAGCCTCCACGCGCAACCGCGCCGTGTACGGTGTGCTGCTGGGCCTGTTCTATCTGACGCTGACGTTCGGCGTCGTCTACACGGGCCGCGTGCTGTACCGCGAGGCGCGGCTGTCGCGCATGAAGACGGACTTCGTCTCGCTGGTGAGCCATGAGCTGCGCACGCCGCTGACCTCCATCCGCATGTTCATCGAGATGCTCGCGCTGGGCCGGCTCAAGGACCCGGCGCAGATGCAGGAAATCCTCACGATGCTGACGCGGGAGACGGAGCGGCTGTCCGTCTTCATCGAGCGCGTGCTGGACTGGTCCCGCATCGAGGGCGGCCGCAAGGTGTACCAGCGCGAGGCCATGCCGGTCTCCGACGTGGTGGACACGGCGGTGACCGCCTTCCGCACCCAGCGCATGGACAGCACCGTGGACTTGAAGGTCGACGTGGCGGAGGGCTTGCCTCGGGTGGACGTGGACAAGGACTCGGTCGCGGGGGCGCTGCTCAACCTGCTCCAGAACGCCTACAAGTACAGCGGGCCGGAGAACCGTCGCATCACCCTGAGCGCGAGCCAGGCGGGGCGATGGATTGACCTGTCCGTGGAGGACAATGGCGTGGGAATCGCGCCGAAGGAACGCAAGCGCATCTTCGAGCGCTTCTATCGGGTGGACAATCTGATGACCCGGACGACGGAGGGCAGTGGGCTGGGGCTGGCCATCGCCCGGAGAATCGTCGAGGCTCACGGCGGACGCATCTCCGTGAAGAGCGAGCCCGGCCGCGGCAGCCGGTTCACCATCCAACTGCCGGTGCGGAAGACATGA
- a CDS encoding DUF3332 domain-containing protein: protein MKRPSPWLAVLCAGFISMHATGCFGSFKLTQKIWNWNKNISDEKFVQWLMFLVLVIVPVYELGTFIDALVINSIEFWSGKNPVSSTGSSDINTRIVRLGPNQELKMTRDPETGVMTLVLEREGEEPVIRHFETLENGMVVRDDAGVPIVRAEGTADGGVAVTDAAGLTKTVHGAEAIALARRIYEEGGATALARHAVVQASMSQGLALNTCAAR from the coding sequence ATGAAGCGTCCGTCTCCCTGGCTCGCCGTGCTGTGCGCTGGTTTCATCTCGATGCACGCGACCGGGTGCTTCGGCAGTTTCAAGCTCACCCAGAAAATCTGGAACTGGAACAAGAACATCTCAGATGAGAAGTTCGTGCAGTGGCTGATGTTCCTCGTGCTCGTCATCGTGCCTGTGTATGAGCTGGGCACGTTCATCGACGCGCTGGTCATCAACAGCATCGAGTTCTGGAGCGGGAAGAACCCCGTGTCGAGCACGGGCAGCTCCGACATCAACACGCGCATCGTCCGCCTGGGCCCCAACCAGGAGCTGAAGATGACGCGAGACCCGGAGACCGGCGTGATGACGCTGGTGCTCGAGCGCGAGGGCGAGGAGCCCGTCATCCGCCACTTCGAGACGCTGGAGAACGGCATGGTCGTGCGCGACGATGCCGGGGTTCCCATCGTCCGCGCCGAGGGCACCGCGGACGGCGGAGTCGCGGTGACGGACGCGGCCGGCCTCACGAAGACGGTGCACGGCGCCGAGGCCATCGCGCTCGCGCGGCGCATCTACGAGGAAGGTGGAGCCACCGCGCTCGCGCGACATGCGGTGGTCCAGGCGTCCATGTCTCAGGGGCTGGCGCTCAACACCTGCGCGGCGCGGTAG
- a CDS encoding class I SAM-dependent methyltransferase — protein sequence MGGNDARGRTPLSLVGQEPDLVFYTRQAAEHGAPVLVLGAANGRVVWALAEHGYTAVGVDPSEVMIRSAEERRASESLEVSDRARFLVADLRSLRLPDRFPLVLAPQHALGLMPGNDDLEALLATVRHHLTPEGTFVYDVLNTPREPVLPRDDEEPNAGLEPRRPLFALHLRERKQPGVPSPIRRLKLRHFSPEELDAALTAAGFTPRERYGRFDGKPFDLEDSRHIGVAGP from the coding sequence ATGGGTGGGAACGACGCACGCGGTCGCACACCGCTGTCATTGGTGGGCCAGGAGCCGGACCTTGTTTTCTACACACGCCAGGCGGCCGAGCACGGCGCGCCCGTGTTGGTCCTGGGCGCCGCCAACGGCCGGGTGGTCTGGGCCCTGGCCGAGCATGGCTACACGGCGGTGGGCGTGGACCCGTCGGAGGTGATGATTCGCTCCGCCGAGGAGCGCCGCGCCTCGGAGTCGCTCGAGGTCTCCGACCGCGCCCGCTTCCTCGTCGCGGACCTGCGCTCGCTGCGCCTGCCGGACCGCTTCCCGCTGGTACTGGCCCCGCAGCACGCGCTGGGGTTGATGCCCGGCAACGACGACCTGGAGGCGCTGCTGGCCACGGTGCGCCACCACCTCACCCCGGAGGGCACCTTCGTCTACGACGTGCTCAACACGCCGCGCGAGCCCGTGCTGCCGCGCGATGACGAGGAGCCCAACGCGGGGCTGGAGCCGCGCCGGCCGTTGTTCGCCCTCCACCTGCGCGAGCGCAAGCAGCCCGGAGTGCCCAGCCCCATCCGCCGCCTCAAGCTGCGGCACTTCTCGCCCGAGGAACTGGACGCGGCCCTCACCGCCGCGGGCTTCACCCCGCGCGAGCGCTACGGCCGCTTCGACGGCAAGCCCTTCGACCTGGAAGACTCACGGCACATCGGCGTCGCCGGGCCGTGA
- a CDS encoding M15 family metallopeptidase, translating to MTSLRFLVRASALCLVFLRAPVLAAEPVSPSASVPSARQRTPEPPSAWACLAKWYPVLTPVSLESGWGFALPDGRVFLFDDGEDKPFARKLDAPDLEDTLSIPYRTGPITPVTREDDDPGRIRFEPLFEAMYGASREKVDVVSWVFFGQKLKVHRKVLPAFQRVAARLEPLVEKDASLRAFLRGAGGTFAWRNIANTNRRSAHSYGVSLDLNTARSHYWEWQRPKSPVRWRNAVPQALVDAFEAEGFIWGGRWYHYDTMHFEYRPELLDAACAPAR from the coding sequence GTGACTTCTCTTCGTTTTCTCGTGCGGGCCAGTGCCCTGTGTCTCGTCTTCCTCCGCGCGCCGGTGCTCGCGGCGGAGCCTGTCTCCCCGAGCGCCTCCGTGCCGAGTGCACGACAGCGGACACCCGAGCCGCCTTCCGCGTGGGCCTGCCTGGCGAAGTGGTATCCGGTGCTGACACCCGTGAGCCTCGAATCAGGCTGGGGCTTCGCCCTGCCCGATGGACGTGTCTTTCTTTTCGACGACGGAGAGGACAAGCCCTTTGCCCGGAAGCTGGACGCGCCGGACCTGGAGGACACGCTCTCCATTCCCTATCGCACCGGGCCCATCACGCCCGTCACCCGCGAGGACGACGACCCGGGGCGCATCCGCTTCGAGCCGCTGTTCGAGGCCATGTATGGCGCCTCGCGCGAGAAGGTGGACGTGGTGTCCTGGGTCTTCTTCGGCCAGAAGCTGAAGGTGCACCGCAAGGTGCTGCCTGCCTTCCAGCGGGTCGCCGCGCGGCTGGAGCCGTTGGTGGAGAAGGACGCCTCGCTGAGGGCCTTCCTTCGCGGCGCGGGCGGGACGTTCGCCTGGCGCAACATCGCGAACACGAACCGCCGCAGCGCGCACTCCTACGGCGTCTCCCTGGACTTGAACACCGCGCGCTCCCACTACTGGGAATGGCAGCGCCCCAAGTCCCCGGTGCGCTGGCGCAACGCCGTGCCGCAGGCGCTGGTGGACGCCTTCGAGGCGGAGGGCTTCATCTGGGGCGGGCGCTGGTACCACTACGACACGATGCACTTCGAGTACCGGCCGGAGCTGCTGGATGCGGCGTGTGCTCCGGCGCGGTGA
- a CDS encoding sigma 54-interacting transcriptional regulator → MSPLPPAPIPSHTVINARGQGERLSAQQFHLVLLDTERAGTVFPLANEALRVGKAPDNDVVIDHPTVSRNHLMVRRQGDRFLVQDLGSTNGTFLDGAQVREAYLRPGALLEVGDVRLRFSPQLAPVQVEPLVEDRLGDLVGRSLPMRQIFALLQRIAPTDSTLLLVGETGSGKGAAAKAIHKLSPRATGPLVVFDCASVSDSLIESELFGHEKGAFTGAVSQRIGCLERANGGTLFLDEIDDLALDLQPKLLRAIEDREFRRLGASTAISFDARIVVASKKDLWAETQAGRFREDLYFRLSVFTVSLPPLRDRKEDIPLLVDAFAGEGLWLRLPEKIREQFTGHTWPGNVRELRNALERARHMVDIPELAGDALLREFTREPPAPAGDFLPAEFTGPFKVCKDELIRAFEREYLTRLLGRAKGNIARAAREAELDRKHLYSLLHKYGLVQSESD, encoded by the coding sequence ATGTCCCCTCTCCCCCCAGCCCCCATCCCCTCGCACACAGTCATCAACGCACGAGGCCAGGGTGAGCGACTCTCCGCGCAACAGTTCCACCTCGTCCTGCTGGACACCGAGCGCGCCGGCACCGTGTTTCCCCTCGCCAATGAAGCGCTGCGCGTGGGCAAGGCGCCCGACAACGACGTCGTCATCGACCACCCCACGGTGAGCCGCAATCACCTGATGGTGCGCCGCCAGGGCGACCGCTTCCTCGTCCAGGACCTCGGCTCCACCAACGGCACCTTCCTGGACGGAGCACAGGTGCGCGAGGCGTACCTGCGTCCGGGCGCGCTGCTCGAGGTGGGCGACGTGCGGCTGCGCTTCAGCCCGCAGCTGGCGCCCGTCCAGGTGGAGCCACTGGTGGAGGACCGGCTCGGAGACCTGGTGGGCCGCAGCCTGCCCATGCGGCAGATTTTCGCGCTGCTCCAGCGCATCGCCCCCACCGACTCCACGCTGCTGCTGGTGGGCGAGACGGGCTCCGGCAAGGGCGCCGCCGCCAAGGCCATCCACAAGCTCAGCCCGCGCGCGACCGGCCCGCTGGTCGTCTTCGACTGCGCCAGCGTCTCCGACTCGCTCATCGAGAGCGAGCTGTTCGGCCACGAGAAGGGCGCCTTCACCGGCGCCGTCAGCCAGCGCATCGGCTGCCTGGAGCGCGCCAACGGCGGCACCCTCTTCCTCGACGAAATCGACGACCTGGCGCTGGACCTCCAGCCCAAGCTCCTGCGCGCCATCGAGGACCGCGAGTTCCGCAGGCTGGGCGCCTCCACGGCCATCTCCTTCGACGCGCGCATCGTCGTCGCCAGCAAGAAGGACCTGTGGGCGGAGACCCAGGCGGGCCGCTTCCGCGAGGACCTCTACTTCCGCCTCTCCGTCTTCACCGTCAGCCTGCCGCCCCTGAGAGACCGCAAGGAGGACATCCCCCTCCTGGTGGACGCCTTCGCGGGCGAGGGCCTGTGGCTGCGGCTGCCGGAGAAGATTCGCGAGCAGTTCACCGGCCACACCTGGCCGGGCAACGTGCGCGAGCTGCGCAACGCCCTCGAGCGCGCGCGGCACATGGTGGACATCCCGGAGCTGGCCGGGGACGCGCTCCTGCGCGAGTTCACCCGTGAGCCCCCCGCCCCCGCCGGCGACTTCCTCCCCGCCGAGTTCACCGGCCCCTTCAAGGTCTGCAAGGACGAGCTCATCCGCGCCTTCGAGCGCGAGTACCTCACGCGCCTGCTGGGCCGCGCCAAGGGCAACATCGCCCGAGCCGCCCGCGAGGCCGAGCTGGACCGCAAGCACCTCTACTCGCTGCTGCACAAGTACGGGCTCGTGCAGAGCGAGAGCGACTGA
- a CDS encoding response regulator transcription factor, translating to MSEATRRILVVEDDLSILAGLSMNLRFEGYEVLQAQDGRTGLQRALDDAPDLMVLDLMLPELNGYEVLKELRQRGRDTPVVVLSAKGMETDKILGLNLGADDYVVKPFGLQELLARIKAVLRRRYPTQGGAPPVTFGDVRVDMNARTVVRGGTPVELTAQEFKLLAHFLTHPERTFTREELLSGAWGYHYEGSARTVDNFMRQLRIKFEPNPEEPRHFVTVRGLGYRFEK from the coding sequence ATGAGCGAAGCGACACGGCGCATCCTGGTGGTCGAGGACGACCTGTCCATCCTCGCGGGCCTGTCCATGAACCTGCGCTTCGAGGGCTACGAAGTGCTCCAGGCCCAGGATGGACGCACGGGCCTCCAGCGCGCGCTGGATGACGCCCCGGACCTGATGGTGCTGGACCTGATGCTGCCCGAGCTCAACGGCTACGAGGTGCTCAAGGAGCTGCGCCAGCGAGGCCGCGACACACCCGTGGTGGTGCTGTCCGCCAAGGGGATGGAGACGGACAAGATTCTGGGCCTCAACCTGGGCGCGGATGACTACGTGGTGAAGCCCTTCGGGCTCCAGGAGCTCCTGGCGCGCATCAAGGCCGTGCTGCGCCGCCGCTACCCGACGCAAGGGGGCGCGCCGCCGGTGACGTTCGGCGACGTGCGCGTGGACATGAACGCGCGCACGGTGGTTCGCGGGGGGACCCCCGTGGAGCTCACCGCGCAGGAGTTCAAGCTGCTGGCGCACTTCCTCACGCATCCGGAGCGCACCTTCACGCGCGAGGAGCTGCTGTCCGGCGCGTGGGGCTACCACTACGAGGGCAGCGCGCGCACGGTGGACAACTTCATGCGCCAGCTGCGCATCAAGTTCGAGCCGAACCCGGAGGAGCCGCGCCACTTCGTCACCGTGCGCGGCCTGGGCTACCGCTTCGAGAAGTGA
- a CDS encoding amidohydrolase family protein, translated as MRTPSLLLLLASACATVPRTPAPATPAAATPPAPTRVWKQPRAVVVRHATVMPATGPAIEDGAVAWVDGKLTAVGRNADVATPPGAEEVDGTGLYVTPGIIDAHSHLGVYASPASFSNDDGNEATAPVTAEVAAEHSFWPQDPGLQRAAAGGITSLLVLPGSANLVGGRGFPVKLHFGRSAAEMRFPGAKDSLKMACGENPRRVYGVDRKSAPSTRMANVAGYRQAFAQAREYMAKQDEWAKKQEKSPDEAGPAPLRDLKLETLAEVLRGNILVQNHCYRADEMEVMLQVAAEAGYSIRAFHHALEAYKVRDSLAAKNVAVATWADWWGFKLEAWDGIPETAGLVSQAGGKTVIHSDSALSIQRLNQEAGKAMWRARESGIPIPEEEALRWVTLNAAWVMGVESATGSLEPGKMADVVLWKNHPLSVYARAQRVWADGVVTFDASQGASQVSDFEVGDVAANAAKLVAAPAAVPSLADLGLSERCDVTKDRACAERVPPTADACTVFHGVTAFTGTAWLKGATVVLENGKVASIQADGGNSLPPACRVVEGKGRLLTPGFVDSLTVLGLVEVSAEESTQDDGLRGDAAKRDVRAALLAADGINPASVVLPVARLGGVTSVLTHQRGGLVSGQSALLAMDGSIRRASLAMHVHLGISGRDAVSGSRALVLERLRAVLADARDYARRKGDFEQGRMRDLSVSRPDLEALQLVLSGMMPVVVHADRASDLRAAMGLAGEYDFKLIIAGGSEAWMVAKELAAAKVPVIVQPTQNLPADFDRLNSRLDSAALLSKAGVKVLFSIMGDHGLVRTLPQEAGNAVAWGMPHTDALRAMTSNVGEAFGVPVGKLAPGAVADVVLWNGDPLESSTRPLGMWLAGRQVPLVTRQQALFEKYRELPK; from the coding sequence ATGCGGACCCCTTCCTTGCTTCTGTTGCTGGCCTCTGCCTGCGCCACGGTTCCCAGGACTCCCGCTCCCGCCACCCCGGCCGCGGCGACCCCTCCCGCCCCGACGCGCGTCTGGAAACAGCCTCGCGCGGTGGTGGTGCGTCACGCCACGGTGATGCCCGCCACGGGGCCCGCCATCGAGGACGGCGCGGTCGCCTGGGTGGACGGCAAGCTGACGGCGGTGGGGCGCAACGCGGACGTGGCGACCCCCCCGGGGGCGGAGGAGGTGGACGGTACCGGGCTGTACGTCACTCCCGGCATCATCGACGCGCACAGTCATCTGGGCGTCTATGCCAGCCCCGCCTCGTTCTCCAACGACGACGGCAACGAGGCCACCGCGCCGGTGACGGCCGAGGTCGCCGCGGAGCACTCCTTCTGGCCCCAGGACCCGGGGCTCCAGCGCGCCGCGGCGGGAGGCATCACCTCCCTGCTGGTGCTTCCGGGCAGTGCCAACCTGGTGGGTGGCCGAGGCTTTCCGGTGAAGCTGCACTTCGGTCGCTCGGCGGCGGAGATGCGGTTTCCGGGCGCGAAGGACTCCCTGAAGATGGCGTGTGGCGAGAACCCGCGCCGCGTCTATGGCGTGGACCGCAAGTCGGCGCCCTCCACCCGCATGGCCAACGTGGCCGGCTACCGGCAGGCCTTCGCCCAGGCCCGTGAGTACATGGCCAAGCAGGACGAGTGGGCGAAGAAGCAGGAGAAGAGCCCGGACGAGGCGGGGCCCGCGCCGCTGCGCGACTTGAAGCTGGAGACGCTGGCGGAGGTGCTGCGCGGCAACATCCTGGTGCAGAACCACTGCTACCGCGCGGATGAGATGGAGGTGATGCTCCAGGTGGCGGCGGAGGCGGGCTACTCCATTCGCGCCTTCCACCACGCGCTGGAGGCGTACAAGGTCCGCGACAGCCTGGCCGCGAAGAACGTGGCCGTCGCGACGTGGGCGGACTGGTGGGGCTTCAAGCTGGAGGCCTGGGATGGAATCCCGGAGACCGCCGGGCTCGTCTCGCAGGCGGGGGGAAAGACGGTCATCCACTCCGACTCCGCGCTGAGCATCCAGCGGCTGAACCAGGAGGCCGGCAAGGCGATGTGGCGGGCGCGCGAGTCGGGCATCCCCATCCCCGAGGAAGAGGCGCTGCGGTGGGTGACGCTGAACGCCGCCTGGGTGATGGGCGTGGAGAGCGCCACGGGCTCGCTGGAGCCGGGGAAGATGGCGGACGTGGTGCTGTGGAAGAACCACCCCTTGAGCGTCTACGCGCGGGCGCAGCGCGTGTGGGCGGACGGCGTGGTGACGTTCGACGCGAGCCAGGGCGCATCGCAGGTCAGCGACTTCGAAGTGGGGGACGTGGCGGCGAACGCGGCGAAGCTGGTGGCCGCGCCCGCGGCGGTGCCATCGCTCGCGGACCTGGGCTTGAGCGAGCGCTGCGACGTGACGAAGGACCGCGCGTGCGCGGAGCGTGTTCCCCCGACGGCGGATGCGTGCACGGTGTTCCACGGCGTGACGGCCTTCACGGGCACGGCGTGGCTGAAGGGCGCCACGGTGGTGCTGGAGAACGGCAAGGTCGCGAGCATCCAGGCCGACGGGGGCAACTCGCTGCCTCCCGCGTGCCGCGTGGTGGAGGGCAAGGGCCGGCTGTTGACGCCGGGCTTCGTGGACTCGCTCACCGTGCTGGGGCTGGTGGAGGTGAGCGCGGAGGAGTCCACGCAGGATGACGGGCTGCGCGGGGACGCGGCGAAGCGGGACGTGCGCGCGGCGCTCCTGGCCGCGGACGGCATCAACCCCGCGTCGGTGGTGCTCCCGGTGGCGCGGCTGGGCGGTGTCACCAGCGTGCTGACGCATCAGCGCGGCGGGCTGGTGTCCGGACAGAGCGCGCTGCTGGCGATGGACGGCTCGATTCGGCGCGCGTCGCTGGCCATGCACGTCCACCTGGGCATCTCCGGCCGCGACGCGGTGTCGGGCTCGCGGGCGCTGGTGCTGGAGCGGCTGCGGGCGGTCCTGGCCGACGCGCGCGACTACGCACGCCGCAAGGGTGACTTCGAGCAGGGGCGCATGCGCGACCTGTCGGTGAGCCGCCCGGACCTGGAGGCGCTCCAACTGGTGCTCTCGGGCATGATGCCGGTGGTGGTGCACGCGGACCGGGCCTCGGACCTCCGCGCCGCGATGGGTCTGGCGGGTGAGTATGACTTCAAGCTCATCATCGCCGGGGGAAGCGAGGCGTGGATGGTGGCGAAGGAGCTGGCGGCGGCGAAGGTGCCCGTGATTGTGCAGCCGACGCAGAACCTGCCCGCGGACTTCGACCGGCTCAACAGCCGCTTGGACTCGGCGGCGCTCTTGAGCAAGGCGGGCGTGAAGGTCCTCTTCTCCATCATGGGGGACCACGGCCTGGTGCGCACGCTCCCGCAGGAGGCGGGCAACGCGGTGGCCTGGGGCATGCCGCACACCGATGCGCTGCGCGCGATGACGTCCAACGTCGGGGAGGCGTTCGGCGTGCCGGTGGGCAAGCTGGCGCCGGGCGCGGTGGCGGACGTGGTGCTGTGGAATGGCGACCCGCTGGAGTCCTCCACGCGCCCCTTGGGCATGTGGCTGGCCGGACGTCAGGTGCCGCTCGTCACGCGGCAGCAGGCCCTGTTCGAGAAGTACCGCGAGCTGCCGAAGTAG
- a CDS encoding c-type cytochrome, whose amino-acid sequence MRRHVLAGVAAAVLGLSACEDRSADGGWSNSSGTVALSRDDAFLYVVDADTGVLSVVETARGEKVGEVKVGAGPERVVVGPDDTVYVSNRRERSVSVIRRGDWSEAARVAVGVEPMGLAVSPKGDTLFVVNSTARDSTEHGTLMAVDTRSLEVRWELPVGDEPRGIALVDGGRRALISLFRQGDLVTVDLSDAHQPRLQRERTDLYMRANEDRSGAFEEPLASVISFRPRGMADVVVTPDGQHAFAPVRWSREDPLAKSGPARGESLYGGGGPCNSSGVVVPGLVTFKTEDGSPRVDDLNKCRPSFGEVPDFPPSTLVSTERSHPLQGPVAAVVDPSGEWLFVVHRETDNVAILPTSRRTGEDLEGQRGSSVRQVVRVGSGPSGIALTRDGRKAYVHNAFDHSVTTLVNDGSGARTNVRTEGSPLIVAGETLPPQQAVGRKLFYSALDSRMTSRDVSVSCESCHLDGREDGHVWGFPDGPRQTPSLAGRDVTRTAPFHWSGEFPTLKDFLDATVTSRMGGGALDAMLVTQLSAFIDVIPAPDNPYLGAAPTPSQARGAEVFKKAGCDTCHAGELLTNNKLANVGTFITHGLLQDAKEVREKGLNTPSLLGLARTAPYLHDGSAKSLKGRLTERRQSNAHGATAELTDAEIDDLVDYLRTL is encoded by the coding sequence ATGAGACGGCACGTTCTGGCCGGAGTCGCGGCCGCGGTGCTGGGACTTTCGGCGTGCGAGGACCGGTCGGCGGACGGCGGATGGAGCAACTCCTCGGGCACAGTGGCGCTCAGCCGGGATGACGCGTTCCTGTACGTGGTGGACGCGGACACCGGCGTGCTCTCGGTGGTGGAGACCGCGCGCGGCGAGAAGGTGGGCGAGGTGAAGGTGGGCGCGGGGCCGGAGCGCGTGGTGGTGGGGCCCGACGACACCGTCTATGTCTCCAACCGCCGTGAGCGCAGCGTCTCCGTCATCCGCAGGGGCGACTGGAGCGAGGCCGCGCGCGTGGCGGTGGGCGTGGAGCCCATGGGCCTGGCGGTCTCTCCGAAGGGCGACACGCTCTTCGTGGTGAACAGCACCGCGCGGGACTCCACCGAGCACGGCACGTTGATGGCCGTGGACACGCGCTCGCTGGAGGTGCGCTGGGAGCTGCCGGTGGGGGATGAGCCTCGCGGCATCGCGCTGGTGGACGGTGGGCGCCGGGCGCTCATCAGCCTGTTCCGCCAGGGGGACCTGGTGACGGTGGACCTGTCGGACGCGCATCAGCCGCGTCTGCAGCGCGAGCGCACGGACCTGTACATGCGCGCCAACGAGGACCGGAGCGGCGCCTTCGAGGAGCCGCTGGCTTCCGTCATCTCCTTCCGTCCCCGGGGCATGGCGGACGTGGTGGTGACGCCCGACGGCCAGCACGCCTTCGCGCCCGTGCGGTGGTCTCGCGAGGACCCGCTGGCGAAGTCGGGGCCGGCGCGCGGCGAGTCCCTCTACGGCGGTGGAGGCCCGTGCAACTCCTCGGGCGTGGTGGTGCCAGGCCTCGTCACCTTCAAGACGGAGGATGGCTCGCCTCGGGTGGATGACCTGAACAAGTGCCGCCCGTCGTTCGGCGAGGTGCCGGACTTTCCTCCGTCCACCCTGGTCAGCACGGAGCGCTCGCATCCCCTCCAGGGGCCGGTGGCGGCGGTGGTGGACCCGTCCGGCGAGTGGCTCTTCGTGGTGCACCGCGAGACGGACAACGTGGCCATCCTGCCCACCAGCCGTCGCACGGGAGAGGACCTGGAAGGTCAGCGGGGCAGCTCGGTGCGGCAGGTGGTGCGCGTGGGCTCGGGGCCCAGCGGCATCGCGCTGACGCGGGACGGGCGCAAGGCGTACGTCCACAACGCCTTCGACCACTCGGTGACGACGCTGGTGAATGACGGCTCCGGAGCCCGGACCAACGTACGCACGGAGGGCTCGCCGCTCATCGTCGCGGGCGAGACGCTGCCGCCCCAGCAGGCCGTGGGCCGCAAGCTGTTCTACTCCGCGCTGGACTCGCGGATGACGAGCCGGGATGTGTCCGTGTCCTGCGAGTCCTGTCACCTGGATGGGCGCGAGGACGGCCACGTGTGGGGCTTCCCGGATGGGCCGCGCCAGACGCCCAGCCTCGCGGGGCGCGATGTGACGCGGACGGCGCCGTTCCACTGGAGCGGTGAGTTCCCCACGCTGAAGGACTTCCTCGACGCCACGGTGACCAGCCGCATGGGCGGCGGGGCGCTGGATGCCATGCTGGTGACGCAGCTGTCCGCCTTCATCGACGTGATTCCCGCGCCGGACAATCCCTACCTGGGCGCCGCGCCAACGCCCTCGCAGGCGCGCGGCGCGGAGGTCTTCAAGAAGGCCGGCTGCGACACGTGCCACGCGGGCGAGCTCCTCACCAACAACAAGCTGGCCAACGTGGGCACCTTCATCACCCACGGGCTGCTCCAGGACGCGAAGGAGGTCCGTGAGAAGGGGTTGAACACGCCGTCGCTCCTGGGCCTGGCGCGGACGGCGCCCTATCTGCACGACGGCAGCGCGAAGTCGCTGAAGGGCCGGCTGACGGAGCGCCGCCAGTCCAACGCGCACGGCGCCACGGCGGAGCTGACGGACGCGGAGATTGACGACCTGGTGGACTACCTGCGCACGTTGTGA